A single window of Ficedula albicollis isolate OC2 chromosome 8, FicAlb1.5, whole genome shotgun sequence DNA harbors:
- the REG4 gene encoding regenerating islet-derived protein 4: MGRANTGADEHHAIKGSSSPLPSLNCDESLFLTISGAQGARRMAAAARLALLLLGCVGLLRPVDGRYINYCPPGWSYYKLSCFNYFPEPLTWEDAESRCEEIQKGAHLAWVENAQEAGTLQKVISHYQRVQPVWIGLQKNKESQAWQWTNGKEYSPDRHVSGNGARGGSCAALTHESGFSVWSSSDCSQRHHYICKFYPLH; the protein is encoded by the exons ATGGGCCGGGCAAACACAGGTGCTGATGAGCACCATGCTATAaagggcagctcctctcctctcccgTCCCTGAACTGCGACGAGTCGCTGTTCCTCACCATCTCCGGAGCACAG GGAGCCAGGAGGATGGCGGCCGCGGCCAGACTCGCCCTACTGCTGCTGGGCTGCGTGGGGCTCCTGCGGCCGGTCG ATGGCAGGTACATAAACTACTGCCCCCCGGGCTGGTCCTACTACAAGCTCAGCTGCTTCAATTACTTCCCCGAGCCCCTGACCTGGGAAGATGCAGAG agccgGTGCGAGGAAATCCAGAAAGGAGCTCACCTGGCCTGGGTTGAGAACGCCCAGGAGGCAGGGACCCTGCAGAAAGTCATCTCCCACTACCAGCGTGTGCAGCCCGTCTGGATTGGGCTCCAGAAGAACAAAGAG agccaggcGTGGCAGTGGACGAACGGGAAGGAGTACAGCCCGGACAGGCATGTGTCAGGGAACGGCGCCCGAGGGGGGAGCTGCGCAGCGCTCACCCATGAGAGCG GCTTCTCGGTGTGGTCCAGCTCCGACTGCTCCCAAAGGCATCACTACATCTGCAAGTTCTATCCCTTGCACTGA